One Trichormus variabilis 0441 genomic window, AAATGTTACCTGGGTGGGACATCCTTTACTTGATAGGATGCAGGATGTTCCTAGCAGAGAAGAGGCTCGCGCTAATTTAGGCATTACACCAGAACAAAAAGCGATCGCTCTTTTGCCAGCTTCCCGTCGGCAAGAGTTAAAATATCTACTACCGATAATTTTCCAATCTGCCCAAACTATTCAAGCTAAATTACCAGAAGCTCATTTTTGGATTCCCCTGTCGTTGGAAGTATACAGACAACCAATTGAAGCAGCCATCAAGGCTTATGGTTTACAGGCTACAGTAGTATCAGGTCAACAAAAAGAAGTATTTGCGGCGGCTGATATCGCCATTACCAAATCTGGTACGGTTAATTTAGAACTGGCATTGTTAAACGTGCCGCAAGTTGTAGTTTACCGCTTGCATCCCGTCACTGTGTGGATTGCGCGGAAAATCCTCAAAGGTTCCATTCCCTTCGCTTCCCCACCTAATTTAGTGGTGATGAAACCAATTGTCCCGGAGTTGTTACAAGAACAAGCAACCCCAGAGAATATCACTCAAGCAGCGATGGAATTATTGCTCAATTGCGAGCGTCGTCAGCAAACCTTGGCAGACTATCACGAAATGCGCCAATGTTTGGGAGAATTAGGAGTATGCGATCGCGCAGCTCAAGAAATTTTGCAGATGCTTTAGAGCGTGCTGGGTCAAGTCGCTTCTCTACAAGATGTTGCGCGTTAATGGCGCAGGCGTAACGCTCCAAATTCAAAATTCAAAAAAGGTCAATGGCTTGTATAACCTGTTTCACTATTTTTGGGTGCAATATTTTCCCTGAATGAAAAGGAATCACTACTCTCACTTCTTATCGAAAATAAATCCTGTGACTTCCTTTACCTCTAATTTGAATAAAACCTGCATCTAATAAAAGTTTTTCAGCTTCTGTTGCAGTCAAACGCGGCAGCTTAGGCAACTTTTACCTCCAAGGTTATTGTGAAGATTTCCTTGTTCTGAAGCGCCTGTTTTTCTGAATTTGACAAGGTTTCTATATAAAGTTCAACTGCTTCTTGAATATTTACCTGTACTTCTTCTAGGGAATCACCTTGAGATTGACAACCGGGAAGTTCAGGACAATAAGCATAATATCCATATTCATCTTTTTCAATAACAATGCTAACTTTATACGACATATAAAAGTTACCTTTACTAGTTCAATAACTATTATCACCTCTCATTCCCCTCTTGTTAGGAAGGGTCAATATAGTATGAATACTGGGTTTCTCAAATTTATACCAGACATAGCCTATTACGAATTGTCATAACTAGGTAGACTCAACTTAAATCCTGGCAAGACATTTTCACCCGATAATTCTGTGGGTAGATTTTGCATTTCTACGTTTTGGCTTTGACGATATATTTCTACTTGCTGCTGTTGGGGATTAATTAACCATCCTAGCCGCACCCCTGCATCTATATATTCCCGCATTTTTTGGCGCAGCTTGTCTAAATCGTCTGTTGCTGACCTTAATTCAATGACGAAATCGGGTGCAATGGGGGGAAATTTACGTCTTTGTTCTGGAGTGAGTGCTTCCCAGCGTTCCCGACGAATCCACGCTGCATCAGGAGAACGGTCTGC contains:
- a CDS encoding Uma2 family endonuclease, whose amino-acid sequence is MVISPLTLNLDTVHLTDEQFYELCQNNSELKFERTPTGELIIMPPVGGESGNREADLMIDLGIWNRQTGLGYTFSSSTIFKLPNGADRSPDAAWIRRERWEALTPEQRRKFPPIAPDFVIELRSATDDLDKLRQKMREYIDAGVRLGWLINPQQQQVEIYRQSQNVEMQNLPTELSGENVLPGFKLSLPSYDNS
- the lpxB gene encoding lipid-A-disaccharide synthase, translated to MRIFISTGEVSGDLQGALLIAALKRQAVAMGMELEIVALGGDKMAAAGATILGNTSGIGSMGIFESLPYVLPTLIVQRRAIAYLKQNPPDLVVLIDYMGPNLGVGTYMQNHLPNVPVVYYIAPQEWVWSMSLRNTSRIVGFTDKLLAIFPEEARYFSNNGANVTWVGHPLLDRMQDVPSREEARANLGITPEQKAIALLPASRRQELKYLLPIIFQSAQTIQAKLPEAHFWIPLSLEVYRQPIEAAIKAYGLQATVVSGQQKEVFAAADIAITKSGTVNLELALLNVPQVVVYRLHPVTVWIARKILKGSIPFASPPNLVVMKPIVPELLQEQATPENITQAAMELLLNCERRQQTLADYHEMRQCLGELGVCDRAAQEILQML
- a CDS encoding type II toxin-antitoxin system HicB family antitoxin, coding for MSYKVSIVIEKDEYGYYAYCPELPGCQSQGDSLEEVQVNIQEAVELYIETLSNSEKQALQNKEIFTITLEVKVA